CCAAAATCAGCAGGCCAGAGCACAGCTGGAGGAGAggaggtgttctttttttttttttttttttttgagacggagtcttgctctgccgcccaggctggagtgcagtggccggctctcagctcactgcaagctccgcctcccgggttcacgccattctcctgtctcagcctcccgagtagctgggactacaggcgcccgcctcgtcgcccggctagttttttgtattttttagtagagacggggtttcaccgtattagccaggatggtctcgatctcctgacctcgtgatccgcccgtctcggcctcccaaagtgctgggattacaggcttgagccaccgcgcccggccgagaggaGGTGTTCTGTGTCTAGCCAGGGCATCGTGGGCTACACCACTGGCTTGAATTTCAAGTTAGGGTCCTGCCTTGCGTGCCATTTCTCTCTCAAATAAAATCCTACGTCCATAACCTTCAGGGCTTTTCTTTAGCAATCCCTCGTGGGAGCAGGTGCTTGTCGCCTTCCCCGCTGTCCCGATGTctagggagggaggagagaaacaCTGAGATACTGACTCCAGAAGAGCCTCTGAGCTGGGCTCCAAGCCTGCCTAGGATAACCGCCTGTTCTTCCGCTGTGCTCTGAGACCCTCTGAGGAAAGCCTGCCTGTTACATGGGGCAGGCCCCTGGGGTGTCTGTTATCGTTACCCAGTGGGAAGTTTACACTTGGTTTTCTACTGACCGTGAGGGTTGACTCACAGCTTTGGAGTGGAGAAAGGCAGTTACATTGAAACAAAACCTGTTGGAGTGTGAGGTCAGAAGTCTCTTCTCGCTATCATGGTGTCTCACTTGTAGGGTAGGCCCTGAGTCTGGCTTTAGTAGGCTTTGGTCCACACAGGCTGACGTGTGGTTGGGGAGGTCTTGGTAGAAGAGGGAAAGGCCTGCCGAGGGGACACACTGGCCCAGCTGAGGCAGCCTCTGGTTAGGAACAGTCCAGGCGGCTGCTCGTTCACGGGCTGACCCAGCAGGCCctggtggtgggtggggcagATGTTCCTGTTTTCGTGGATAGATGGGAGAGCAGGGGACCAGCGCAGTCCAGGGACTTGCCCAGAGTAACACAGTCTCTGCTAGAGCTAGGATTCGGCACGGGTCCCGAGCCTCCCTGGTGTCCTGACCGCTTCCTGGAGCAGGCTCTGATGGTGGCAGTGCTGCAGGAGCTtggacaccatgcctggcaggcTTTGCCCAATAATTCCCCATGTGAGGACTTAATAACCCAAACCTTTTTTGCTTCTGTGAGAGATTTCATTGCTTCAAGCTGTTCCTCTAGTGAGCTTAGCAGCTGGCTCCGAGGATGGCTCCGACGGTATTCCTGTTGGCTTCTGATCCCTCATTCACGCACAGCTCCTTAGGAATTGATTGATGATCTCCAGGCAAAAATACAGTCGCGGACTCTGGTACTTGGTGATTCCGAGCAGCACAGTGCAGGGGAGCCTGACCATAGTTTGGAATCTAGCTCTGCAGCGTGTGGCCTGGAGGAAGCCACTTCACCTCCTGGAGCCCCCAACTCCTCATCCGAGCTGTGGTAAATCCCCCGGGGGGGGCACTTGACCCTCTGTGTGCCCAGGCTGTTCCAGGAGGGGTGTACAAGGCCCCTCCAACAATATTTGCCTTTGGGGAGGAGCAGGTGGACATCCACAAGGGAAGGGACGTCCTCGCGGAAGCTTTTTATCGTGTTCATGTCTCCTTACTCCTAAAACTCATGTATAATGAAACATAAGGCAATAGGAGTATATGTCATGGATGTACATTTTTAAGGATAATCAAATGAACATCCTTGTGCTCACCATCCAGCCGAAGAAACAATACAGGCTCCTTGAAGCCCCCACGTATTACTTTTCTTACTCCTAAGTGCCTGGCCTCATTAGTAATGAGAGTGGAATCTGACACGGCCTGCGGCAGAGCGGCGTGTGGCCTCTGGCGGGTTAACTATAAGAACACTGCCCCATCCCTGCCACATGCCACGTGGACCCCAAGAAGAACTCTCCCAGctcttaataatatttaaaataaagcctGGAGATAGCCCCTGTCTCCTAGAGCTTTTCTTTCAGTGAGGCCCTGTGCACTACAGCACTGCAGGGCGGGTTCAATGAAGGCTGGTCCCAGTTGCAGGCAGGGCTCACACACAGGCAGGCTTTTTGGCAGTAGACAGCTACCCAGACTGGATGCTTGGGCCCAAAACAGATGGTCAGCAGACAAAAGAATTCTTTTGTTCTCGTAGAGTTCAGGGAGGGAGCAAAACTAAATGTGATGATACAGTCTACCGACTTTCCTAATCTATGTAATACTTCCTTGTAGCTGCAAGGTATAAGAGATTGTGACAGATAGCTCTGAGGGCTTCTTGGTGGGTGACCCAAAGCCAGACAGAGGCCTATGAGCCTTGTCTGGGCCCAGCCAGCCTCTGCCGGGCGAACTCTGAGCCTGAGGCAGGGTTTGCATGCTCAATCCCAAAGGCCCAGGGCTTCCCTCTACCCAGAACCTGTGACGCTGGCATCTGTTGGGCTAAGTCAGCTTTGCTGGGTTTAGGTCCCGTCCCCAGGTTCCTGGACTTTCCCTCATCAGTCCACCTTCCTCTGAGGTCTGGAACCAGTGCTTCTTGAAGTGTGGGGCTTGGATCACCTGCATGGGGATTACCTAGGCTGCTTGTTACAATCCAGATTTCTAGACCCTGCTCCAGACCTAGAACTCGGACTCTCTGGGGACCTGGGAACATGCTTTCAGCTAGTGCCCCAGTGATTTGGGTGTGTCCTAGAGATTGATGATCACATCCCACACCCTCTCCGCCTGAGATCAAGTTCAGGAAAGGACGCTATATAGCCTGAGTCTTGCCAGCCCTTTCCAAATTTTCCTAAGTCACTTGGTGACCCATGACCTAAATAAAAGAAGAACTTGCTAGTGACTGTaacagaggaaggagaggaagttAAGGCccatttcctgcttttttttttttgagacagagtcactctgtcaccaaggctggagtgcagtgatgtgatcttggctcactgcaacctccacctcccaggttcaagcagttctcctgtctcagcatcctgagtagctgggactacaggtgcacgccaccatacctggctaatttttttaatttttagtagagacagggtttcaccatattggtcaggctggtctcaaactcctgacctcaggtgatccacccaccttagccttctaaagtgctggaattacaggcgtgagccactgtgcccggccccatttcCTACTTTTTATTAAAGCTTAAAATACTTAATCATGGCCTGGTTTCTTTTTGGTTCAGCCTTTATTCTACCCTATGCTTCTGGGAGCTTTTGCAGTTTGCATAGTTATCAAAGGAAACAGACAGTGTCGTCTAGTTGAAATGTTTTTTGAAGAATGGCTGACGTACCGGAGGGAAGTACAAGTCGCTCTGTGTGTCTGGTGCGTGGTTGTTGTCATGGGCTCTCCCTGCACCATGACCCCCAGGAACCCCTTGAGTACTGCGTCTTTTCTTTcagcctcttccttttccttcatttatgcCCTTGATGTGTGCACACTGGCACTGTCCAAACCTTCTGTGGCTTTTGTGGCATACATGTGGTTGCTTTCTAGCTTTTCCTGTTGACGGCTTGTCCCCAGCTCTGCTGAGTCTGCTGAGTCCCATTTAGGTAGGTCTGTGTCCCTTTACTTTCCAGTTTTTGGAGCCTTGTTTTACACCTCCCTTTCTTTTTGTGTGGGTTGCCCTTTAAAAGAATTCTTTTGTTCTCCTAGAGTTCAGGGAGGGAGCAAAACTAAATGCGATGATGTAGTCTACCAACTTTACAATCTACGTAATGCTTTCTTGTAGCTGCACATTTCTCTAAACTGCTGcaacttctttcttcctcttttctttattttacttttttttttattgtggtaaaatatacataacattaaACTTagcattttaacctttttttttttttttttttttgagatggggtttcactcttgttgcccaggctggagtgtgaaggcgcgatcttggctcaccacagcctccacctccccggttcaagcgcttcttctgcctcagtctcccaagtagctgggattacaggcatgcaccagcatgcccggctaattttgtatttttagtagagacagggtttcaccatgttggtcaggctggtctcgaactcctgacctcagatgttccacctgccttggcctcccaaagtgttgggattacaggcgtgaaccactgtgccctgccaacctttaaaaaaaaaaaaaaaaaaaaagagtctcactctgtcaccaggctagatctcggctcactgcaacctccacctgctgggcgcaagcgattctcctgcctcagtctccccaatagctggggctacaggtgcgtgccaccacgcccagctactttttgtatttttagtagagacagggtttcaccatgttggctaggatggtcttgatcttctgaccttgtgatctgcctgcctcggcctcccaaagtgctgggattacaggcgtgagctaccgcgtctggccaatattttgtttttttaagagacagggtctctttctgtcatccaagctggagtgcagtggtgtgattatagcttactgtaactcctgggcgcaagcagtcctcttgcctcagcctcctaaggagctaAGACCAtgatgctcagctaatttttttttttttctcaaagagacggggtctcactgtgttgcccaggctgatctcaaactcttggcctcgagcaatcctcctgcctcagccacccagtattaaccattttaagtgttgAGTTCATTGATATTAAGCACATTAACATTGTTGTGCAAGCATCATGACTAtccatttccaaaactttttaatcatttcaaacTGAACCTCTGTGCACGTTACATGATAACTTCctgttctcccctctcctacccgctggcaaccaccattatattttctgtctccataAATTGACTATTCTAAGTATCTCATATGAgtggaattataaaatatttgtcctACATTTGGttgatttcacttagcatagtgtcttcaAGTTCAACTTCTTTTTGGAAcaaaaggaatgaatgagtgagtaaatGGAGAATCGGTATGAATTGACCTGTGTGGTCTTAGCCTCTCTGGCTGTCTCAGCTCCAAAGTCAGGCTTTTCCTGCCAGCTCAAAGTATCCTCTAGCATTAACATGTCAGGTCTTTAAAAATGGTTAGAAGGGCATGGCATAGACAGTGAAGCAGAATCATGCACTCAGGCGACTCTTGTTGGAGAGAGAAGGACTTGAGGTACAGGAGAGTAGTGGCCCAGAGGACTTCTGTTTGCTACTGTGGAATTTGTTCCAGCTCCCTGCAGACGACCCAGGAGCAGGAGCTAAGACAGTGTCCTCCAGAACTGCCCTGGCTCCCGGGACTGTGGTGAGGGGATCAGACTCCTTCTAGGTGGGGGCTTCCTGCACCAGGCGTTACTTGGGGCCCTGAAAATTTGGTTCTCCCCCTACAGATTTCTGCATGAATCCCCAGACAGTGCTGCTCCTGCGGGTCATCGCCGCCTTCTGTTTCCTGGGCATCCTGTGCAGTCTCTCCGCCTTCCTTCTGGATGTCTTTGGGCCCAAGCATCCCGCCCTGAAGATCACCCGTCGCTATGCCTTCGCCCATATCCTCACGGGTGAGCTGAGGGCCCGCTCGTAGTGGGGGAGGAACTGCTATGGGGCAGGGGCATCCTGTCTGAGTTGCCGGTGAGGGCTCCGGTTTCTCTGAGCAAACACCCTTCCAGGAGCTCATGTGCCAAGCTCCAGTCTTTCCCAGAGTGTCAGGGTGTCAGCAGCCTGCTCCAGTCTAGCTGCTAACTTGCCAGGATCACAAACCCACTCAGCCCAGCTGTAGAGGGGAAATGTTGCTAGAAATTCCACAAAGAAGCTCACAGCTCTCTAAAATGGCATTTGAAGCTCAGACCTGGCACGAGTGAAGAAGGAACCAGGCAATCTCCCATGTCTCACCTGGAGCTCCTGGTCAGATTCTCTCCTCTCCACCTTCCTGCTTCCCTGCAGACCCGCCTTTTCTTGTATGCAGCTGCTCTCCTCCCTCATGCCTGCACTGCTGTGTTGGTTCCAATTGTGGTGTGCCTACTCCAGCTCCCAACCTGCATGACCCTGTTTGCTCCTTAAGACAGAGAGAATCTGACTGGCCTAGATCAGGTCGGACTGCTGTCCCCAGCCTCAGGCCAGGAATCCCATGGCCAGGAGAGCTCCTTGCAGAGTCAGGCCAGGCAGGTTCTCTGAGAATGGGGTTTGGGTAGAGAGGCTGTGATTGGGTCCTCAAGCATCCTGGCTATGGCGTGCTCACTAATTCCCCTTCCGTGCTGTCCCTCTGTCCCCTAGTCCTGCAGTGTGCCACCGTCATTGGCTTTTCTTATTGGGCTTCTGAACTCATCCtggcccagcagcagcagcataaGAAGTACCATGGATCCCAGGTCTATGTCACCTTCGCCGTTAGCTTCTACCTGGTGGCAGGAGCTGGTGGAGCCTCAATCCTGGCCACGGCAGCCAACCTCCTGCGCCACTACCCCacagaggaagaggagcaggCTCTGGAGCTGCTCTCCGAGATGGAGGAGAACGAGCCCTACCCGGCGGAATATGAGGTCATCAACCAGTTCCAGCCACCCCCTGCCTACACACCCTAATGCCAGCCTTGGGCTCTCTTCCTCGGCAGCCCCTCCCCCAACTCTGCAGCTCCTCTCGCACCCAGAGGAGCTCTTTTCCCCAGCTGGCCTCACTGGTAGGATCCTGACCATCTTCTCCAAACCTTCCCCAGGAGAGACTCTGCCTTTAGGGTCATCCAAGTATCCCTGCTCTTAGAAGCGGAGGTCCACTGGTTTTCTATAATGTATTCTTTCCCTCCTGCCGCATCCTGCCCCCTTCACGTTCATGAGTCATTACCAGCCAGGGAAGGTCATCCAAGTTTCCTCCAGCATGGGCCGTATCTTTCCTTGGAGAGCTGCTGAGCGTGGACAGTCCCAGAAAGAAGTGTCAGAGGGCCCAAGGGAAAGGGGACTGTGCCCTGCAGGCTCACCTCACAGGGGTCAGTGTTTGCTCCACAGCTGCAGCTCTGGGCTGACGCCCCCCAGACCCCTTCCTTCTCGGAGTGACCCACCCCCAGGCCACCTGCTCCCGAGAGTTCTGTGCACTTTACTCTTTGGACTTCTCCTCACATGTGCCCTGGTTTATGGGGAGAGGGAATTGCTGTTGGGAAGGCAGAGCCGTTGCTGCCCTCTCTGCTTCCTGTGGCTGGAGCCCAGGCAGAGAGAGTAGGAGCCAGCGTGAGACTGAGGCCCTGGTGCCTGTCGAGGACCAGAGTGAAGGGGACTACGTCTCCCAGCCCTTCACCTTTTAAATGTGAgtggttttaaaaggaaaaaaacgaAACCAGGCAATAGCAacaatattctgtttttaaaatagggACAAGACTGTTGTCCCTTTTTAGACAATGTATCCCATTCCTTTTGGCTCTGCAATATTGGGCTGTAGCTCCTTCCAAGCCCGTGGCAGCCCCTCCCGAGTCTCTCCCAGTAGAATGCAGCCTCCCTTCCCGGGCCCCTTCCCTCCCAGTGACTGTGGCTCC
This region of Rhinopithecus roxellana isolate Shanxi Qingling chromosome 17, ASM756505v1, whole genome shotgun sequence genomic DNA includes:
- the TMEM127 gene encoding transmembrane protein 127 isoform X2 — translated: MISRQKYSRGLWYLVIPSSTVQGSLTIVWNLALQRVAWRKPLHLLEPPTPHPSCDFCMNPQTVLLLRVIAAFCFLGILCSLSAFLLDVFGPKHPALKITRRYAFAHILTVLQCATVIGFSYWASELILAQQQQHKKYHGSQVYVTFAVSFYLVAGAGGASILATAANLLRHYPTEEEEQALELLSEMEENEPYPAEYEVINQFQPPPAYTP
- the TMEM127 gene encoding transmembrane protein 127 isoform X1; the protein is MYAPGGAGLPGGRRRRSPGGSALPKQPERSLASALPGALSITALCTALAEPAWLHIHGGTCSRQELGVSDVLGYVHPDLLKDFCMNPQTVLLLRVIAAFCFLGILCSLSAFLLDVFGPKHPALKITRRYAFAHILTVLQCATVIGFSYWASELILAQQQQHKKYHGSQVYVTFAVSFYLVAGAGGASILATAANLLRHYPTEEEEQALELLSEMEENEPYPAEYEVINQFQPPPAYTP